In the Kitasatospora terrestris genome, one interval contains:
- a CDS encoding GNAT family N-acetyltransferase, producing MSDFSELHRMLTDRLDLRAVGQHDLDALHRINADPRTWTHLPEGRHASLATTRDWIDRAAARWHTDGLSYWTARLRGTGEVIGIGGAQRHEPGFWNLYYRFDPAHWGRGYATELARAAHDAAYRHDPDLPFIAWVHAHNAASRAVADRLGLTDLGLRPDPAFGEPMHCYADREVGVLSRRAGV from the coding sequence ATGAGCGACTTCAGCGAGCTCCACCGCATGCTGACCGACCGCCTCGACCTCCGCGCCGTCGGCCAGCACGACCTGGACGCCCTGCACCGGATCAACGCCGACCCCCGCACCTGGACCCACCTGCCCGAAGGCCGGCACGCCTCCCTCGCCACCACCCGCGACTGGATCGACCGCGCCGCCGCCCGCTGGCACACCGACGGCCTCAGCTACTGGACCGCCCGGCTGCGCGGCACCGGCGAGGTGATCGGCATCGGCGGCGCCCAGCGCCACGAGCCCGGCTTCTGGAACCTGTACTACCGCTTCGACCCCGCCCACTGGGGCCGCGGCTACGCCACCGAACTCGCCAGGGCCGCCCACGACGCCGCCTACCGGCACGACCCCGACCTGCCGTTCATCGCCTGGGTGCACGCCCACAACGCGGCCTCCCGCGCGGTCGCCGACCGGCTCGGCCTCACCGACCTCGGCCTGCGCCCCGACCCCGCCTTCGGCGAGCCGATGCACTGCTACGCCGACCGCGAGGTCGGCGTCCTCTCCCGCCGCGCGGGCGTCTGA
- a CDS encoding NAD(P)H-dependent oxidoreductase has product MDQPAAADPAERRFLFLLGSTRHQGNSELLARHAAAQLPAGTAQRWLHLGDLPLPPFSDERHGDTGYPEPTGHLRTLLDATLDATDLVIVSPLYWYSVTTSVKHYLDHWSGWLRVPGVDFRARMNGRTLWAITAMADEDPALADPLAGTLRTSGSYLGMRWGGLLLGNGSKPGQVLDDTAALRRAETFFATAPAPVPA; this is encoded by the coding sequence ATGGACCAGCCCGCCGCGGCCGACCCCGCCGAGCGCCGATTCCTCTTCCTGCTCGGCTCGACCCGCCACCAGGGCAACTCCGAGCTGCTCGCCCGCCACGCCGCCGCGCAGCTCCCGGCCGGCACCGCCCAGCGCTGGCTGCACCTCGGCGACCTGCCGCTGCCCCCCTTCAGCGACGAACGGCACGGCGACACCGGCTACCCCGAGCCCACCGGCCACCTGCGCACCCTGCTGGACGCCACCCTGGACGCCACCGACCTGGTGATCGTCTCCCCGCTCTACTGGTACAGCGTCACCACCAGCGTCAAGCACTACCTCGACCACTGGTCCGGCTGGCTGCGGGTGCCCGGCGTGGACTTCCGCGCCCGGATGAACGGCCGCACCCTGTGGGCGATCACCGCCATGGCCGACGAGGACCCGGCACTCGCCGACCCGCTGGCCGGCACCCTGCGCACCTCCGGCAGCTACCTCGGCATGCGCTGGGGCGGGCTACTGCTGGGCAACGGCAGCAAGCCCGGGCAGGTCCTCGACGACACCGCCGCGCTGCGCCGCGCCGAGACCTTCTTCGCCACCGCCCCCGCGCCCGTCCCCGCCTGA
- the trxA gene encoding thioredoxin: MAGLTTVTDETFRREVLAAERPVLVKFTADWCPPCRQIAPVLAEVAAEHAERLKVVSLDVDTNPETQAAYGVLSMPTLMVFRGGEPVRVLVGARAKARLLRELDDVLQP, translated from the coding sequence ATGGCTGGACTGACGACGGTCACCGACGAGACCTTCCGGCGGGAGGTGCTGGCCGCCGAGCGGCCGGTGCTGGTGAAGTTCACGGCGGACTGGTGCCCGCCCTGCCGGCAGATCGCGCCGGTGCTGGCGGAGGTCGCCGCCGAGCACGCCGAGCGGCTGAAGGTGGTCTCGCTGGACGTGGACACCAACCCGGAGACCCAGGCGGCGTACGGCGTGCTGTCGATGCCGACGCTGATGGTGTTCCGCGGCGGCGAGCCGGTGCGCGTGCTGGTCGGGGCGCGGGCGAAGGCCCGGCTGCTGCGCGAGCTGGACGACGTCCTGCAGCCGTAG
- a CDS encoding MarR family winged helix-turn-helix transcriptional regulator: MPDRDAALETIQRELTAFARRARQKASQLHPDLSLVTYSMLDLVKERGACRAADLAAHFMLDKSTVSRQVGGLEKLGLLGRRADPEDQRGQLLRLTAAGEQLLADANEQRRRSFTERFEGWADPDVAAFAAYLVRYGSAD; encoded by the coding sequence ATGCCCGACCGCGACGCCGCGCTGGAGACCATCCAGCGGGAACTCACCGCGTTCGCCCGTCGGGCCCGGCAGAAGGCCTCCCAGCTCCACCCCGACCTGTCGCTGGTCACCTACAGCATGCTCGACCTGGTCAAGGAGCGCGGCGCCTGCCGGGCCGCCGACCTCGCCGCGCACTTCATGCTCGACAAGTCCACCGTCAGCCGCCAGGTCGGCGGCCTGGAGAAGCTCGGCCTGCTCGGGCGCCGGGCCGACCCCGAGGACCAGCGCGGCCAGCTGCTCCGGCTCACCGCCGCGGGCGAGCAGCTGCTCGCCGACGCCAACGAGCAGCGCCGCCGCTCCTTCACCGAGCGCTTCGAGGGCTGGGCCGACCCGGACGTCGCCGCCTTCGCCGCCTACCTGGTCCGCTACGGCTCCGCCGACTGA
- a CDS encoding MerR family transcriptional regulator, with product MRIGELAARAGTTTRTLRYYESRGLLPARRGGNGYRAYDEEDLRLLQQIRTLQEFGFDLEQTRPFVECLQAGHPAGDSCPASLDVYRAKLAELDACIDRLLEVRERVAGQLTRAEEDRDRLARAADAPDGPVPRCELTRAAEAEQD from the coding sequence ATGCGGATCGGTGAGTTGGCGGCGCGCGCGGGCACGACCACGCGCACCCTGCGGTACTACGAGTCGCGCGGGCTGCTGCCCGCGCGGCGCGGCGGCAACGGCTACCGCGCGTACGACGAGGAGGACCTGCGGCTGCTGCAGCAGATCCGGACCCTGCAGGAGTTCGGCTTCGACCTGGAGCAGACCCGGCCGTTCGTCGAGTGCCTGCAGGCGGGCCACCCGGCGGGCGACTCCTGCCCGGCCTCGCTGGACGTGTACCGCGCCAAGCTGGCCGAGCTGGACGCGTGCATCGACCGGCTGCTGGAGGTCCGCGAGCGGGTGGCCGGGCAGCTGACCCGGGCCGAGGAGGACCGCGACCGGCTGGCCCGCGCGGCGGACGCCCCGGACGGCCCGGTGCCGCGCTGCGAACTCACCCGCGCCGCGGAAGCCGAACAGGACTGA